A part of Bacillus rossius redtenbacheri isolate Brsri chromosome 1, Brsri_v3, whole genome shotgun sequence genomic DNA contains:
- the LOC134527228 gene encoding zinc finger BED domain-containing protein 4-like encodes MSSEVWEHFSVYAKDPNYAVCKYCKQNISRGGKSQTTSAMKKHLKKHPVHVRAASRSVSSSNEIIGENVAELKLVETETDSSSKESQPGHSKSIVHQTQPTLKDFIAKREKFKPGDTKSANITKLIGKMICLDRQPFSVVEDKGFNALVDHLEPRYAMPSRKYFANKVIPSMYAETVSSVQKTLSEAEFVSVTMDLWTSTANDDYLGVTVHFIDRDFCAQHICIEVVPFPEISHSAQNICSFLTRTLVQWEINDKVFAVVRDNARNVVAALNLSSFNHIPCLAHTLQLVIKDGLLSSKMVAAVTGACRRMVGHFKHSSHATKVLREAQKTVGSPAHRLVQDEPTRWNSILHMLERLYEQRRALALAATNLALHVEISVAQWELIENIIPILKIFDQATLQASKAGVNSSEIIPIVNSLLQELKKPAPVLSGLQGVKNDLFASLTERYRTLEEEEVYVLSTLLDPRFKGAVFTSKEKLDRAVELLTTAAQKLDLHKHCGVVQKQDGVPIQTGSSSGIWSLYSQIMPERLASIKSDSTAVDEVTRYLRDPTVNPDTNILEYWKTQSACLPRLHKLSKKYLCSPPATVFSERLFSTTGNICDQKRNHLDPERVKMLVFFLNKNLKG; translated from the exons ATGTCAAGTGAAGTGTGGGAACACTTTTCAGTTTATGCGAAAGACCCTAACTATGCCGTTTGTAAATActgcaaacaaaacatttctcGTGGTGGCAAGAGCCAAACAACTAGTGCTATgaagaaacacttgaagaaacatCCAGTCCACGTTAGGGCTGCATCACGTTCTGTGAGTAGTTCTAATGAAATCATTGGTGAAAATGTGGCTGAACTAAAATTAGTTGAAACTGAAACTGACTCGTCTAGTAAAGAGAGTCAACCAGGACATAGCAAAAGCATTGTACATCAAACTCAACCAACACTTAAAGATTTCATTGCAAAAAGAGAGAAATTTAAGCCAGGAGATACAAAAAGTGCAAATATTACCAAGTTAATTGGCAAGATGATTTGTTTGGACAGACAGCCTTTTTCAGTGGTCGAAGATAAAGGTTTCAATGCTCTAGTGGATCATCTCGAACCTAGGTACGCCATGCCATCACGGAAATATTTTGCTAATAAAGTTATTCCCAGCATGTATGCTGAAACTGTGTCATCTGTACAAAAAACACTAAGTGAAGCAGAGTTTGTCTCGGTTACAATGGATTTGTGGACCTCAACAGCCAATGATGACTACTTAGGAGTAACTGTGCACTTCATTGACAGAGACTTTTGTGCCCAGCATATATGTATAGAGGTGGTACCGTTTCCAGAAATCTCCCATTCTGCACAGAACATTTGCAGTTTTCTGACAAGAACACTGGTTCAGTGGGAAATCAATGATAAAGTGTTTGCTGTTGTACGAGATAATGCAAGGAATGTTGTAGCTGCATTGAACTTGTCCAGTTTCAATCACATCCCATGCTTGGCACACACTTTACAGTTAGTAATAAAAGATGGTCTTCTTAGCAGCAAAATGGTTGCTGCAGTAACAGGTGCATGTCGTCGCATGGTGGGACATTTTAAACATTCATCCCATGCAACCAAAGTATTGAGAGAAGCCCAGAAAACTGTTGGTTCACCTGCTCATAGGCTCGTGCAAGATGAACCAACTCGATGGAATTCAATCCTGCATATGCTTGAGCGACTATATGAGCAACGGAGAGCTTTGGCTCTTGCAGCAACCAATCTTGCCTTGCATGTAGAAATATCTGTGGCCCAGTGGGAACTAATTGAAAACATAATACCTATTCTGAAAATATTTGACCAAGCTACCTTGCAAGCAAGTAAGGCTGGTGTTAATTCATCAGAAATCATACCCATTGTTAACAGTCTGCTACAAGAGTTAAAGAAACCTGCACCTGTACTTTCAGGTCTTCAGGGTGTGAAGAATGATCTCTTTGCATCCTTGACAGAAAGATATAGGACactagaagaagaagaagtgtaTGTTTTAAGTACACTTCTTGATCCTCGATTTAAAGGAGCTGTGTTCACAAGCAAGGAAAAGCTTGACAGGGCAGTGGAACTTCTCACTACAGCAGCACAAAAGCTTGACTTGCATAAGCATTGTGGAGTTGTGCAAAAGCAAGATGGG GTACCTATTCAAACTGGTTCCTCAAGTGGCATATGGTCACTTTACTCGCAGATAATGCCTGAACGCCTCGCATCCatcaagtcggattctacagctgttgatgaagtgaccagatacCTGCGTGATCCAACAGTTAACCCAGATACAAACATCTTGGAGTattggaaaactcagtctgcgtgtttacccaggctacataaactgtcgaaaaaatatttgtgttcacctccagcgacagtgttctctgaacgtttgttcagcaccaCAGggaacatatgtgaccaaaaacgaaATCATCTGGATCCAGAACGTGtcaaaatgcttgttttttttttaaataaaaatttaaagggttga